In Danio rerio strain Tuebingen ecotype United States chromosome 9, GRCz12tu, whole genome shotgun sequence, the genomic window aaTCGCCAGATAGGGGAAAGtgatggatttgtgccaaatattagcatcattgacccattaCAATGTACAATACTTATAACTGTCAGAATATTTGTGAGATTTTTATACCATTTTCCATTCTACTTTGTAgttaaatggaaaaaataaataaattaaaatgcaaatcaaagtataaatagcagaagagAACAAACTGATTTTTcataccagcaaatattaatccaaCACCAAATATAAAGGCAGATACTAACCCGCTATAACATCGTCAtcaatagataaaaaaaatttcCAAAAGACCGACAAAAACAACAGTGAActgtagctctgacatggacatgagggttataaattactaaaaaacagctgcgggtgaagtatattgatcacaagtgctcagtttgtgatcatatctcggttttgttctgttgatatgtaatcCAAATATTCGTAGCTTAAAACAAATGGACATATGACTGTATTGTGCTGCTTTTATGGCCCCTCACACAGCTTTGTCCACGTCAGCATTTCTCCCATTTGGTTTTAGATtttggaaaggaaaaaaaaaattcaccaccccgtccaaactttaaggatgCCGGGTATCATATTTGCACCATCTATATGCACAACGATTTGGCTTTTTTCCGTTGCTCAAAGCTTGACAGACCTCCCGCATGTAGCTACGGTTGTTAAGCCATGATTGGTGTGTGGCAGTTTTCgagtgtggcttagcgaaggaaCAATTAAAGTCTGACTATTTCTTCTGCGTTTGGAGTGGTGGACcttctctgttgacatcagtttgatgactcaaccacaatattcttaaccctGCCCCCTCACCTTTAGTTTGCTACAAGTAAATGATGCGGCCCTACTCAATATTATCTTTAAGTTAGAAGTACATAAACAAACTGAAACAAAAGTCTCAGCAAGGTCTAGTTTACACAACCACAAATCAAGCAGCTATTTATTCTGGCCAAAACTTAGTTTGTTTCTGTCCTCACACATACCTTTCCTGATGCTTTGAGCTTCTTCTGGACCTCTTCAGCAGGTGAGTCCACGTAGATGACAAGATGAGGGGGAAGAAACTCACAAATACTGATACCCTTAATCTCATTATAGTGATTCACGCCTGCAAAATAACAAGCAACACATACGTTCTAACAACACAGCTTTGATGTACATCCAATATGACTCTAGTACTCTTTCATATCTTTTTACATTATGAAATTCACACACTATCACTCACACTGCTTGCGGATGTATCCTTCTTTGAACATGGCCTCCAAAAACACAACGTCACTAAAAGGAGATCGTTCCAGTATAACTCCCTGTCCTGAagggaaaaaaatcaaagagaaacCCCCTAAGTATGATTGTGTCCTTAAGAGCAACAGTGTTCTCAAAACTTGGTTTATAAAGTAAAAAGTACTTCATTCTTAATTGCAACATCAATCTACATCTCCATGTAATACAAGTGTGCTTTGGTAACCTGTCGtgagcaggtgttcaacagcatcAGAGTACTGCAGAAGCCTCATGAGGTACATCCAAGCCTGCAGGCGGTATGAGTTTCCATCACTGGCTTTGGGCTCCAAGTAGAACTTCTCCAGAGAGCAGTTCCCATTAAAAGCCTGATCTAAAGGAACTTTCTCCTTTGTCATTTTGTCCACATAGTGTGTGTCTGGCTCGGGCATGTACAGCATTCCTGAAGAGACAGACATTGAACAAATACTGAATATTCACTAAAGAGTTACAGAGTTTAGACAAATACTATTTCACTATTGTAAAGATGATTCTTATGAAGTTCAAATAAAACATTAGAGAAGGGAAGAAGAAActgtgatttaagtgattttaaatgTGGCTgctggtgccagatgggctgataAGAGAATTTCACAACCACAGAAAAGCAAAGAAAATAGAGCAGCTTAAGAACACACTGGAAACAGGatataattcacacaggctcaaatATGTTGGGTTGCAAGTCTGAATTCTGGCCAGAACTTAGTATACGCTATACGCATTTGGCTTACAGTGTGCATTTATCATAGTATTGTCTTAGCGAATCCCATGTAATTCCATTAAAAGTTGAGTTATTAGTTTGAGAACTTTTTAGTCAGGATTTTGCATAGAAAATACttctataataaacaaaaagatatTAATCTGCATCTTTTTGAACATTTAGTAGGTTTCTGTGGCACATTATTCACTTCCATCATGTGATGGAAATAAACACTTCCTTAAGGTGCAAACTGCTATATAGcacatgaatgagtgtgtatggatgtttcccagagaagggtatCCGCTTCGTGGACCACATGCTGGATTGGTTGGTGGTTGGaacccagattaacaaagggactaagccaaaaagaaaatgaatgatttaatgaatgactaagagaaagagaaagagagagagagagagagtcatacTCATAACTTATTATATTACGGTGGGGACTCTCATAGACGTAGTTATGTTTTTACTGTACAAACTCGATTTCCTATCCtctaaatttaacatttaaaaaaaaactctctgcATTTTTACCCTAGGTTAACAAGTTCCCATAAGAATGTGTGCATGGGGAAAtgataacaaacacacacacacacacacacacacacacacacacaaacaaagcgTGTCGTAAACGATCTTACCCAGCTTTTCGGCCAATTCTTGTGCAAGTACTCCTTTTCCAGACGCCAAGTTGCCATCAATGGAAATAATTTTGCTGTTTTCCTTGAAGCGGGAGCTTGCCCTCTCACCCATAACGTAAGCCAACCATCCATAACGCAGGTTTCTGACAGCACTTGTGTGGATTTTagcctttaaaatataaaatatcttGTTATTCTTCTCTATCAGGATGTGGTAGTCTGAGGGCGTCAGCTGCTGTACAGTAAGTTATATTAATGCGGGTTCTGACACTGTTAGAGCCGCTTTTGGCAGAACTACAGCCAATCTCAAACACTCATTTGTTGATAAATATATTGTTCATATCTAATAGGATGTCAATAGACATTTATATAATCGTTACAATGATTAAGTAAAGAAATAGACAGATACATCCATGTGACAGCACGAAGTGATTTGCACAGCTGAATTCTGCTGTTGTCCTTCAGTCTGAACTACATTAGGCCTAACGTTAACATAAACGATAAAGCTTTCGCCTGGATAATAGAGGCCGTGTATCAATCTTACCGTTTGTATAGGCGACACAGGTTTCCAAGCTGCTGCACCCGAAGGCACAACTAGCCGAAACAACCGCAACGCCATAGCGAAACTACAAGATTTCTAGCGAGTTCAATGATCCTCAATGTCGACGAAGGATCTCGCGTCGCGGGAGATGTACGTCATCAGTGCGACATGCGGTTGTTTCACATGACAAAAGCCttcgtaaaataaaataaaataaaataaaataaaataaaataaaataaaataaaataaacattcttaaataaatacaaaatgttcAATACGTTTTAATATTTGGAACATTACAGTAACATGCAATGTATAAGCAAATTATGGATAAAGTCAGTTAGCTATTTGAGTTCAaggtattcatttattcatttattttcttttcggcttattccctttattaatcaggggtcgccacagcgggatgaaccgccaactt contains:
- the ndufa10 gene encoding NADH dehydrogenase [ubiquinone] 1 alpha subcomplex subunit 10, mitochondrial (The RefSeq protein has 2 substitutions compared to this genomic sequence) is translated as MALRFFRLVVPSGAAAWKPVSPMQTAKIHTSAVRNLRYGWLAYVMGERASSRFKENSKIISIDGNLASGKGVLAQELAEKLGMLYMPEPDTHYVDKMTKEKVPLDQAFNGNCSLEKFYLEPKASDGNSYRLQAWMYLMRLLQYSDAVEHLLTTGQGVILERSPFSDVVFLEAMFKEGYIRKQCVNHYNEIKGISICEFLPPHLVIYVDSPAEEVQKKLKASGKPYLQNVPLSYLKSIETAYKKTFLPKISEEAEVLTYGAVEAQDVEKVVEDIECLKFQKGPWVNQNDVSFHHMRMLVEDKQRVTSLTSFPSFIPEITIGAHELDSTYYAFKSLPGKRYAEGYNEDVGDKGIWLK